Proteins encoded together in one Stutzerimonas stutzeri window:
- a CDS encoding uracil-xanthine permease family protein: MSHPEEPVGRQVLAGAQMLFVAFGALVLMPLITGMDPNVALFTAGLGTLLFQLITKRQVPVFLASSFAFIAPIIAAKGEFGLPAVMGGVVAAGLVYMVLGFAVRLKGPGFIDRLLPPVVIAPVIISIGLALSPVAVNMAMGKAGDGSAQLIPYHTAMFISMPALITTLLVAVLGKGLFRLVPILAGVAVGYGLSFAFGVVDTSGIAAAPWLAMPNFITPEFNIGAILFMVPVALAPAIEHIGGVVAIGSVTGNNYVKKPGLHRTLLGDGVATSAAGLFGGPPNTTYAEVTGAVMLTKNYNPKIMTWAAIFAIALAFIGKFGAGLLSIPVPVMGGILCLLFGSIAVVGLSTLIRHQVDLSEARNLIIVSVTLVFGIGGMAIGYGEFTLSGISLCAIIALLLNLVLPGGEGWRNKQLNEEA; the protein is encoded by the coding sequence ATGTCGCATCCCGAGGAGCCGGTAGGCCGGCAGGTACTGGCCGGCGCGCAAATGCTGTTCGTCGCCTTCGGCGCGCTGGTGCTGATGCCACTGATCACCGGCATGGACCCCAACGTAGCTCTGTTCACCGCAGGTCTCGGCACGCTCCTGTTCCAGCTGATCACCAAGCGCCAGGTACCGGTGTTCCTTGCATCGAGCTTCGCCTTCATCGCCCCGATCATCGCCGCCAAGGGTGAGTTCGGGCTGCCGGCCGTAATGGGTGGCGTGGTGGCGGCCGGGCTCGTGTACATGGTGCTCGGCTTCGCCGTGCGCCTGAAAGGGCCGGGCTTCATCGACCGCTTGCTGCCACCGGTGGTCATCGCTCCGGTGATCATTTCCATCGGCCTGGCGCTGTCGCCAGTGGCTGTGAACATGGCCATGGGCAAGGCCGGCGACGGCAGTGCTCAACTCATCCCGTACCACACGGCGATGTTCATCTCCATGCCGGCGCTGATCACCACGCTGCTGGTAGCGGTATTGGGCAAGGGTCTGTTCCGTCTGGTGCCGATTCTCGCTGGCGTCGCTGTGGGCTACGGCCTGTCCTTTGCCTTCGGCGTGGTCGACACCAGCGGCATCGCCGCGGCGCCCTGGCTGGCGATGCCCAACTTCATCACGCCGGAGTTCAACATCGGCGCCATTCTGTTCATGGTCCCCGTAGCCCTGGCTCCGGCGATCGAGCACATCGGCGGCGTGGTCGCCATCGGCAGCGTGACCGGCAACAACTATGTGAAGAAGCCGGGCCTGCATCGCACGCTGCTCGGTGACGGCGTGGCGACGTCCGCGGCCGGCCTGTTCGGTGGGCCGCCGAACACGACCTACGCCGAAGTGACGGGCGCGGTGATGCTGACCAAGAACTACAATCCGAAGATCATGACCTGGGCGGCGATATTCGCCATCGCGCTGGCCTTCATCGGCAAGTTCGGCGCCGGCTTGCTGAGCATTCCGGTACCGGTCATGGGCGGCATTCTCTGCCTGCTGTTCGGCTCGATCGCGGTGGTCGGCCTGAGCACGCTGATCCGACATCAGGTCGACCTATCCGAAGCACGCAACCTGATCATCGTCTCGGTGACGCTGGTGTTCGGCATCGGCGGCATGGCGATCGGCTACGGCGAGTTCACCCTGTCCGGCATCTCGCTGTGCGCGATCATCGCGCTACTGCTCAACCTGGTGCTGCCCGGTGGCGAGGGGTGGCGCAACAAGCAGCTGAACGAAGAAGCCTGA
- the prmC gene encoding peptide chain release factor N(5)-glutamine methyltransferase, whose protein sequence is MPTIESLLHSADLPDSPSARLDAEWLLAAALGKSTSYLRTWPEREVPGDLAERFAADLARRRRGEPVAYILGRQGFWSLELEVAPDTLIPRPDTELLVETALQLLPATPARVLDLGTGTGAIALALAAERPQWQVSGVDRIEAAVALAERNRLRLGLGNAHFARSDWFAEVTGERFQLIVSNPPYIPASDPHLQQGDVRFEPQSALVAGVDGLDDIRTIIAQAPAHLTAGGWLLLEHGFDQAPAVRSLMAAHGFEACESRRDLSGHERVSLGRQP, encoded by the coding sequence ATGCCTACCATCGAGTCCCTGCTGCACAGTGCCGATCTGCCGGATTCGCCGAGCGCCAGGCTGGATGCCGAGTGGTTGCTCGCTGCCGCCCTTGGCAAGTCCACCAGCTACCTGCGCACCTGGCCCGAGCGTGAGGTGCCGGGCGACCTTGCCGAGCGCTTCGCGGCTGATCTGGCCCGCCGTCGGCGCGGCGAGCCGGTTGCCTATATCCTCGGCCGCCAGGGCTTCTGGAGCCTGGAGCTGGAGGTCGCGCCGGATACCCTGATTCCTCGTCCGGACACCGAGCTGCTGGTGGAAACCGCTCTGCAGCTGCTTCCGGCAACGCCGGCCCGGGTACTCGACCTGGGCACCGGAACCGGTGCGATCGCGCTGGCGCTGGCGGCTGAACGGCCGCAGTGGCAGGTCAGCGGTGTCGACCGCATCGAGGCCGCGGTCGCGCTCGCCGAACGCAATCGCCTGCGCCTCGGACTGGGCAACGCCCACTTCGCACGCAGCGACTGGTTCGCCGAGGTGACTGGGGAGCGCTTCCAGTTGATCGTCAGCAACCCGCCGTACATCCCTGCCAGCGATCCGCATCTGCAACAGGGCGACGTGCGCTTCGAGCCGCAGAGTGCGCTGGTGGCCGGGGTGGACGGGCTGGACGACATCCGTACGATCATCGCCCAGGCTCCCGCCCATCTGACCGCGGGCGGCTGGCTGCTGCTGGAGCACGGCTTCGATCAGGCGCCGGCGGTGCGTTCACTGATGGCGGCGCACGGCTTCGAGGCGTGCGAAAGCCGCCGCGACCTGAGCGGCCACGAGCGCGTCAGTCTCGGGCGGCAGCCATGA
- a CDS encoding DUF1329 domain-containing protein, with protein sequence MKTTRKLFSVLAFSLLASSVMAAVSPEEAAKLGTSLTPLGAEKAGNADGTIPEWTGGLKTDAAPLKNGHLTNPFKDEQPKFVITAQNAEQYKDKLTAGQMAMFKRYPETYKIRVFPTHRSVAVPDEIYEAAKKSALNTELVEGGNGLANFTDSRYYAFPIPKNGLEVIWNHITRYHGGNVRRNIVQATPQTNGSYTMVHFEDEVAFPLGMTDLDPERAKNALLFFKQRVTAPSRLAGNVLLVHDSLDQVKEPRQAWIYNAGQRRVRRAPQVAYDGPGTASDGMRTTDNFDMFSGAPDRYDWKLIGKKELYIPYNSYEIASSDLKYDQIIKAGHVNQDLARYELHRVWEIEATLKSGERNIYAKRRFFVDEDSWTIVQSELYDGRGQLWRVGEAHSLQYYQHKVPAYAFEALYDIISGRYIAIGMSNEEKPHEYGYRASARDFTPAALRNAGVR encoded by the coding sequence ATGAAAACAACAAGAAAGCTATTCAGTGTCTTGGCCTTCTCTCTGCTCGCCAGCAGTGTGATGGCCGCGGTTTCCCCCGAAGAAGCCGCCAAGCTCGGAACGTCCCTCACGCCGCTGGGTGCGGAGAAGGCTGGTAACGCAGACGGCACCATTCCGGAGTGGACCGGTGGCCTGAAAACCGATGCCGCGCCGCTCAAGAATGGTCATCTGACCAACCCCTTCAAGGACGAACAACCCAAGTTCGTGATCACCGCGCAGAACGCCGAGCAGTACAAGGACAAGCTGACCGCAGGTCAGATGGCCATGTTCAAGCGCTACCCGGAAACCTACAAAATCCGTGTCTTTCCGACTCACCGCTCCGTAGCGGTCCCGGACGAGATCTATGAGGCCGCCAAGAAAAGCGCGCTGAATACCGAGCTCGTCGAAGGTGGCAATGGTCTCGCCAACTTCACCGACAGCCGCTATTACGCCTTCCCGATTCCGAAGAACGGCTTGGAGGTGATTTGGAACCACATCACCCGCTATCACGGCGGCAATGTGCGACGCAACATCGTTCAGGCGACTCCGCAAACCAACGGCAGCTACACAATGGTCCACTTCGAGGACGAGGTTGCCTTCCCGCTGGGCATGACGGACCTGGATCCGGAACGCGCCAAGAACGCTTTGCTGTTCTTCAAACAGCGCGTGACAGCACCGTCGCGACTGGCTGGTAACGTGCTGCTGGTGCATGACTCGCTGGATCAGGTGAAGGAGCCGCGTCAGGCCTGGATCTACAACGCCGGGCAGCGTCGCGTTCGCCGCGCTCCGCAGGTCGCGTATGACGGCCCGGGTACCGCATCCGACGGTATGCGCACCACCGACAACTTCGACATGTTCAGTGGCGCCCCGGATCGCTACGACTGGAAACTGATCGGCAAGAAAGAGCTGTACATCCCTTACAACAGCTATGAGATCGCCTCCAGCGACCTGAAGTACGACCAGATCATCAAGGCTGGTCACGTCAATCAGGATCTGGCGCGCTATGAGCTGCACCGCGTCTGGGAGATCGAGGCCACGCTCAAGAGCGGCGAGCGGAACATCTATGCCAAGCGTCGCTTCTTCGTCGACGAGGACAGCTGGACCATCGTTCAGTCTGAGCTCTACGACGGCCGTGGACAGCTCTGGCGCGTAGGTGAAGCCCATTCGCTGCAGTACTACCAGCACAAGGTTCCGGCCTACGCATTCGAGGCGCTGTACGACATCATTTCCGGCCGCTATATCGCGATCGGCATGAGCAACGAGGAGAAGCCTCATGAGTATGGCTATCGTGCCTCTGCCCGTGACTTCACGCCGGCCGCCCTGCGTAATGCCGGGGTACGTTGA
- a CDS encoding molybdopterin-synthase adenylyltransferase MoeB, with the protein MLSDEELLRYSRQILLKQVDIEGQLRLKQSRALIVGLGGLGSPVALYLAAAGVGELHLADFDTLDLTNLQRQIAHDSRSLGLHKVDSAMARLEALNPHVRLIPYRSGLDADSLDAVVAQVDLVLDCTDNFAIREAVNAACVKARKPLVSGAAIRLEGQLSVFDPRLETSPCYHCLYGHGSEAELTCSEAGVVGPLVGMVGSLQALEALKLLAGFGEPLIGRLLLIDALSSRFRELRVKRDPHCAVCGSTDE; encoded by the coding sequence ATGCTGAGTGACGAAGAACTGCTGCGTTACAGCCGGCAGATCCTGCTCAAGCAGGTCGATATCGAGGGGCAGCTGCGCCTCAAGCAGAGCCGGGCGCTGATCGTCGGCCTCGGCGGGCTCGGCTCGCCGGTGGCGCTGTATCTCGCGGCTGCAGGGGTTGGCGAACTGCATCTGGCCGACTTCGACACGCTGGACCTGACCAACCTGCAGCGCCAGATTGCGCATGACAGCCGCTCCCTGGGGCTGCACAAGGTGGATTCGGCCATGGCCCGGCTGGAAGCATTGAACCCGCATGTGCGCCTGATTCCTTATCGCAGCGGGCTGGATGCCGACTCGCTGGATGCAGTGGTCGCCCAGGTCGATCTGGTGCTCGACTGCACGGACAATTTCGCCATCCGCGAGGCGGTCAATGCAGCCTGCGTGAAGGCCCGAAAGCCCCTGGTCAGCGGTGCGGCGATTCGTCTCGAGGGACAGCTCTCCGTGTTCGATCCGCGGCTGGAAACCAGTCCCTGCTATCACTGCCTATACGGGCATGGCAGCGAGGCCGAGCTGACCTGCAGCGAGGCGGGCGTGGTCGGTCCGCTGGTGGGCATGGTCGGCAGCCTGCAGGCGCTGGAGGCGCTCAAGTTGCTGGCCGGATTCGGCGAGCCGTTGATCGGCCGTCTGCTGTTGATCGATGCGCTGTCCAGTCGTTTTCGCGAGTTGCGCGTCAAGCGCGATCCGCATTGCGCGGTGTGTGGCTCGACCGATGAGTGA
- the upp gene encoding uracil phosphoribosyltransferase yields the protein MPIREIRHPLIRHKLGLMRRADISTKNFRELAQEVGSILTYEATSDLPLEHYSIDGWCGPVQVEKISGKKITVVPILRAGIGMLDGVLSLIPGAKVSAVGIARNEETLQAQTYLEKLVPEIEQRLAIIIDPMLATGGSMVATIDMLKKAGCKEIRALVLVAAPEGIAAVEKAHPDVLIFTASIDQRLDEHGYIVPGLGDAGDKIFGTKQKDI from the coding sequence ATGCCCATTCGAGAGATCCGCCACCCGCTGATCCGCCACAAGCTCGGTCTGATGCGCCGTGCAGACATCAGCACCAAGAACTTCCGTGAACTGGCGCAGGAAGTGGGATCGATCCTCACTTATGAAGCGACCTCGGACCTGCCGCTGGAACACTACAGCATCGATGGCTGGTGCGGCCCCGTTCAGGTGGAAAAGATCTCCGGCAAGAAGATTACCGTAGTACCGATTCTGCGTGCCGGCATCGGCATGCTCGATGGCGTCCTCAGCCTGATTCCCGGCGCCAAGGTCAGCGCGGTCGGCATTGCCCGCAACGAAGAAACGCTGCAGGCGCAGACCTATCTGGAAAAGTTGGTCCCGGAAATCGAACAGCGCCTGGCGATCATCATCGATCCAATGCTTGCCACCGGCGGCTCAATGGTTGCGACCATCGACATGCTGAAAAAAGCGGGCTGCAAGGAGATTCGCGCGCTGGTCCTGGTCGCCGCACCGGAAGGCATCGCCGCCGTGGAGAAGGCGCATCCTGATGTGCTGATCTTCACCGCATCCATCGATCAGCGCCTGGACGAGCATGGCTACATCGTCCCGGGTCTGGGCGATGCCGGTGACAAGATTTTCGGCACCAAGCAGAAGGACATCTGA
- a CDS encoding hypoxanthine-guanine phosphoribosyltransferase — translation MSVDLAHIRQVMAEADCLYTEEQVEAAIAKVAETINAELAERNPVVFCVMNGGLIFSGKLVPKLNFPLELSYLHATRYRNETSGGELFWKAKPEISFIDRDVLIIDDILDEGHTLGAIIDFCRHAGAAAVHTAVLIDKDHQRKARPDLKADYVGLSCIDRYIFGYGMDYKGYWRNAAGIYAVKGL, via the coding sequence ATGTCCGTCGATCTCGCACATATCCGCCAAGTCATGGCCGAGGCAGACTGCCTGTACACCGAGGAACAAGTCGAAGCGGCTATCGCCAAGGTTGCCGAAACCATCAACGCTGAACTGGCCGAGCGCAACCCGGTGGTGTTCTGCGTCATGAACGGCGGGCTGATCTTCTCCGGCAAGCTGGTGCCGAAGCTGAACTTCCCTCTCGAGCTGTCCTACCTGCATGCGACCCGTTACCGCAACGAGACCAGCGGTGGTGAGCTGTTCTGGAAGGCCAAGCCCGAGATTTCCTTCATCGATCGCGACGTGCTGATCATCGATGACATCCTGGATGAGGGGCACACGCTGGGCGCAATCATCGATTTCTGCCGTCATGCCGGGGCTGCCGCCGTGCATACCGCGGTACTGATCGACAAGGACCACCAGCGCAAGGCGCGCCCGGATCTGAAGGCGGACTACGTTGGCCTCAGCTGTATCGACCGCTACATCTTTGGTTACGGCATGGACTACAAGGGCTACTGGCGCAACGCCGCCGGAATCTATGCGGTAAAAGGCCTGTAA
- a CDS encoding acyloxyacyl hydrolase, with amino-acid sequence MKKLFTLAAVAALSVGQMAAAHAVDFTVAVGQTDESTMTYRLGAQFDFNRSWFQTSVGRLTGYWDAGYTYWEGDESTSNHSISLAPVFVYEFAGQSVKPYVEAGIGVAAFENTEVEGNRLGSSFQFEDRIGAGLRFAGGHEVGVRAIHYSNAGIKKPNDGIESYALHYRVAF; translated from the coding sequence ATGAAAAAACTGTTTACCCTGGCTGCAGTAGCGGCACTCTCGGTCGGGCAGATGGCGGCTGCTCACGCTGTGGACTTCACCGTTGCGGTCGGCCAGACCGACGAGTCGACCATGACCTATCGCCTGGGTGCGCAATTCGACTTCAACAGGAGCTGGTTCCAGACCAGCGTCGGGCGACTGACCGGGTATTGGGATGCGGGTTACACCTACTGGGAGGGCGACGAGTCCACCAGCAATCACAGCATTTCGCTGGCTCCGGTCTTCGTCTACGAGTTCGCCGGTCAGTCGGTCAAGCCTTATGTCGAGGCCGGCATCGGCGTGGCGGCATTCGAGAACACCGAGGTGGAGGGCAACCGTCTGGGGTCGTCGTTCCAGTTCGAAGACCGCATCGGTGCGGGTCTGCGCTTCGCCGGCGGCCATGAAGTCGGCGTGCGCGCGATCCACTATTCCAACGCGGGCATCAAGAAGCCGAACGACGGCATCGAGAGCTACGCCCTGCATTACCGGGTGGCGTTCTAA
- a CDS encoding DUF1302 domain-containing protein: MTKTTRQGIFQPKSLALAVALGTAAPAYAVSFNIGEIEGQFDSSMSVGASWAMDKPDMDLVGEANGGTGYTQTGDDGRLNFKRGETFSKIFKGVHDLELRYRDSGAFVRGKYWYDFELKDESRLHKEISDSGRKEAAQSSGAEILDAFLYHNYSISDLPGTVRVGRQVVSWGESTFIGNSINSINPLDAAAFRRPGAEIKEGLIPVNMLYVSQSLTDRLSMETFYQLEWDQTIVDNCGTFFSSADVAANGCNDNYHILNSELIGLLGGVDALNAASAVLPVELAPVSTSDVGLSYSQEGMLVRRGKNNTARDDGQWGLALRWQGDNTEYGAYFMNYHSRTPFLSMQNADAAALAGIPGAMQSIYNALGASMAGGAANWLGTGNYWGMGGNGNPGAAGYNAALGAQAQALAAAAVAVGNGRYFMDYPEDIRLYGLSFSTVLPTGTAWQGELSYRPNAPVQINTQQMTLALANVVTGGSAPGAIQQGYDRKEITQIQTTFTHFFDQVLGASRLTLVGEVGFAHVGGLEGKNKNRYGRDPIYGITGSAVDPDETSLARYGDHGFTTANSWGYRARGILEYPNAIAGINFKPNLSFSHDVDGYGPNGLFNEGSKAVSIGLDAEYQNMYTASLSYTDFFGGDYNTLVDRDFLAFSVGVNF, from the coding sequence ATGACAAAAACAACAAGGCAAGGAATCTTCCAGCCGAAGTCTCTAGCTCTCGCCGTTGCGCTGGGCACTGCTGCACCTGCTTATGCCGTCAGTTTCAACATCGGGGAAATAGAAGGTCAGTTCGATTCGTCCATGTCTGTAGGGGCCAGTTGGGCGATGGACAAGCCCGACATGGACTTGGTCGGCGAAGCCAACGGCGGCACTGGCTACACTCAGACCGGAGACGATGGTCGGCTGAACTTCAAGCGTGGCGAGACCTTTTCCAAGATTTTCAAAGGTGTGCATGACCTTGAATTGCGCTACCGCGACAGTGGTGCCTTCGTTCGTGGTAAATACTGGTACGACTTTGAACTGAAGGACGAAAGCCGCCTGCATAAGGAGATCAGCGACAGCGGTCGCAAGGAAGCCGCGCAATCCTCCGGTGCCGAGATCCTCGACGCCTTCCTCTACCACAACTACTCCATCAGCGATCTGCCGGGTACGGTGCGGGTCGGTCGCCAAGTGGTGAGCTGGGGTGAGAGCACCTTCATCGGTAACTCGATCAACTCCATCAACCCCCTCGATGCCGCCGCTTTCCGTCGTCCTGGTGCGGAAATCAAGGAAGGCCTGATTCCGGTCAATATGCTGTACGTCTCCCAAAGCCTCACGGACCGGCTGAGCATGGAGACTTTCTATCAGCTGGAATGGGATCAGACCATTGTTGATAACTGTGGCACCTTCTTCTCCTCGGCTGATGTGGCGGCCAATGGCTGTAACGACAACTACCATATTCTCAACAGCGAGTTGATCGGTTTGCTGGGTGGAGTAGACGCCCTGAATGCAGCGTCCGCGGTGCTGCCTGTGGAGCTGGCTCCTGTCAGTACATCTGACGTGGGTCTGAGCTATAGCCAGGAGGGCATGCTGGTTCGTCGCGGCAAGAACAACACGGCTCGCGACGATGGCCAGTGGGGGCTGGCACTGCGCTGGCAGGGTGACAATACCGAATACGGCGCCTACTTCATGAACTACCACAGCCGTACGCCCTTCCTCAGCATGCAGAATGCGGATGCGGCAGCGCTGGCGGGTATTCCGGGGGCCATGCAGAGCATCTATAACGCTTTGGGTGCGAGCATGGCCGGTGGGGCGGCTAACTGGTTGGGGACGGGCAACTATTGGGGAATGGGAGGCAATGGTAATCCGGGGGCGGCGGGCTACAACGCCGCATTGGGTGCCCAAGCCCAAGCTCTCGCAGCTGCAGCAGTGGCGGTCGGCAACGGTCGTTACTTCATGGACTATCCTGAGGATATTCGTCTCTACGGCCTGAGCTTCTCCACCGTACTACCCACCGGCACTGCCTGGCAGGGCGAGCTCAGCTATCGTCCGAACGCTCCGGTGCAGATCAACACCCAGCAGATGACCCTGGCTCTGGCCAACGTGGTGACGGGCGGGTCGGCGCCAGGCGCCATTCAACAAGGGTATGACCGCAAGGAAATCACCCAGATTCAGACCACGTTCACTCACTTTTTCGATCAGGTTCTGGGGGCTTCGCGCCTAACGCTGGTAGGCGAGGTTGGTTTTGCTCATGTCGGCGGCCTTGAAGGCAAGAACAAGAACCGTTATGGGCGCGATCCGATTTACGGCATCACTGGAAGTGCCGTGGACCCGGATGAAACCTCTCTGGCGCGTTATGGTGATCATGGTTTCACCACTGCCAATTCTTGGGGTTATCGTGCGCGCGGCATACTGGAATACCCCAATGCCATTGCTGGCATCAACTTCAAGCCCAACCTGTCGTTCTCTCACGACGTCGATGGCTATGGCCCGAACGGTCTGTTCAACGAAGGCTCCAAGGCGGTCAGCATTGGTCTGGATGCCGAGTACCAGAACATGTACACCGCCAGCCTGTCCTACACCGACTTCTTCGGCGGCGACTACAACACGCTGGTTGATCGCGACTTCCTCGCGTTCAGCGTGGGCGTGAACTTCTAA
- the prfA gene encoding peptide chain release factor 1, producing the protein MKASLLNKLDILQDRFEELTALLGDAEVISDQNRFRAYSREYADVEPVIVAYRQLCKVQQDLEGAQALLKDSDPDMREMAEEEVAEAKAQLETLEANLQRMLLPKDPNDGRNVFLEIRAGTGGDEAAIFAGDLFRMYSRYAEKQGWRVEILSESEGEHGGYKEVISRVEGDNVYAKLKFESGAHRVQRVPETESQGRIHTSACTVAVLPEPDEQAAVEINPADLRIDTYRSSGAGGQHVNKTDSAIRITHLPTGIVVECQEERSQHKNRAKALAWLAAKLQDRQDAAAHKEISETRKLLVGSGDRSERIRTYNFPQGRVTDHRVNLTLYSLNEVIGGAVEQVIEPLLQEYQADQLAALGD; encoded by the coding sequence ATGAAAGCTTCGCTGCTGAACAAGCTGGACATCCTGCAGGACCGTTTCGAAGAGCTCACCGCGCTGCTCGGCGATGCCGAGGTCATCAGTGACCAGAACCGCTTCCGCGCCTATTCGCGCGAATACGCCGACGTCGAGCCGGTGATCGTCGCCTATCGCCAGCTGTGCAAGGTCCAGCAGGACCTCGAAGGCGCCCAGGCGCTGCTCAAGGACAGCGATCCCGACATGCGCGAGATGGCCGAGGAGGAAGTGGCCGAGGCCAAGGCGCAGCTCGAAACCCTGGAAGCCAATCTGCAGCGCATGTTGCTGCCCAAGGACCCGAACGACGGGCGCAACGTGTTCCTGGAAATCCGCGCCGGTACCGGCGGCGACGAGGCGGCGATCTTCGCCGGCGACCTGTTCCGCATGTATTCGCGCTACGCCGAGAAACAGGGCTGGCGCGTGGAGATCCTTTCCGAGAGCGAGGGCGAGCACGGCGGTTACAAGGAAGTGATTTCCCGCGTCGAGGGCGACAACGTCTACGCCAAGCTCAAGTTCGAGTCCGGCGCGCATCGTGTGCAGCGCGTGCCGGAAACTGAGTCGCAAGGGCGTATCCATACCTCGGCGTGCACCGTGGCGGTCCTGCCGGAGCCGGACGAGCAGGCGGCCGTGGAAATCAATCCGGCCGACCTGCGCATCGACACCTACCGCTCCTCGGGCGCCGGCGGCCAGCACGTCAACAAGACCGATTCGGCGATTCGCATCACCCACCTGCCGACCGGGATCGTCGTCGAGTGTCAGGAAGAGCGTTCCCAGCACAAGAACCGCGCCAAGGCCTTGGCCTGGCTGGCGGCAAAGTTGCAGGACCGCCAGGATGCCGCGGCGCACAAGGAAATATCCGAGACGCGCAAGCTGCTGGTCGGGTCCGGTGATCGTTCCGAGCGCATCCGTACCTACAATTTCCCTCAGGGCCGCGTCACCGACCATCGGGTCAACCTGACACTGTATTCGCTCAACGAAGTGATCGGCGGCGCCGTGGAGCAGGTCATCGAGCCGCTGCTGCAGGAATACCAGGCCGACCAGCTGGCCGCGCTGGGCGACTGA
- a CDS encoding YkgJ family cysteine cluster protein, whose protein sequence is MTDATIAHRQLEDPIVSCSTCAACCCRLEVMLFGDTGVPPRFIDRDSWGGEVMRRLDDGWCAALDRDSMRCTIYAQRPLICREFELGSQDCREERKGSATAYG, encoded by the coding sequence ATGACCGACGCGACCATTGCCCACCGACAACTCGAAGACCCCATCGTCAGCTGCTCCACCTGCGCGGCGTGCTGCTGCCGTCTCGAAGTCATGCTGTTCGGCGATACCGGCGTACCGCCGCGATTCATCGACAGAGACAGCTGGGGCGGCGAAGTGATGCGTAGGCTGGATGACGGCTGGTGCGCGGCGCTCGACCGGGACAGCATGCGCTGCACCATCTACGCGCAGCGGCCGCTGATCTGCCGGGAGTTCGAATTGGGTTCGCAGGATTGCCGCGAAGAGCGCAAGGGCAGCGCCACGGCGTATGGCTGA
- the murI gene encoding glutamate racemase — MSDCNAPVGVFDSGVGGLSVLREIRRRLPHESLLYLADSAHVPYGEKSPEYIRERCRIIAAFFVEQGAKALVLACNTATAAGVTELRELYPDLPIIGMEPAVKPAAAATRSGVVGVLATTGTLKSARFAALLDRFAGDVRVITQPCPGLVERIEAGDLASDETRAMLEGWVGPLLAQGCDTLILGCTHYPFIRPLLAQLLPGDVRLIDTGAAVARHLHELLAERHLLSSGEASQRFYCSGDPQRMSGVLPTLWGEHAEVELFSR, encoded by the coding sequence ATGAGTGATTGCAACGCCCCCGTCGGCGTATTCGATTCCGGCGTCGGCGGGCTTTCGGTGCTGCGTGAGATTCGCCGGCGCCTTCCGCACGAATCGCTGCTGTATCTGGCCGACAGCGCTCATGTGCCCTATGGCGAGAAGAGTCCGGAGTACATCCGCGAGCGCTGCCGCATCATCGCGGCATTTTTCGTCGAGCAGGGCGCGAAGGCGCTGGTGCTGGCCTGCAACACCGCGACGGCGGCGGGTGTGACCGAGCTGCGCGAGCTGTACCCGGATTTGCCCATCATCGGCATGGAGCCGGCGGTAAAGCCCGCCGCCGCGGCCACCCGCAGTGGCGTGGTAGGCGTGCTGGCCACCACCGGTACGCTGAAAAGCGCCAGGTTCGCTGCGTTGCTAGATCGCTTCGCCGGCGACGTGCGCGTTATCACTCAGCCCTGCCCGGGGCTTGTCGAGCGTATCGAGGCAGGCGATCTCGCCAGCGACGAGACACGGGCCATGCTCGAAGGGTGGGTCGGGCCATTGCTGGCGCAGGGCTGCGATACCCTGATCCTGGGCTGCACCCATTACCCGTTCATTCGACCACTGTTGGCGCAGTTGCTGCCCGGCGACGTCCGTCTGATTGATACCGGGGCGGCCGTCGCGCGACACTTGCACGAACTGCTGGCCGAACGCCATCTGCTGAGCAGCGGCGAGGCCAGTCAGCGGTTTTATTGCAGCGGCGATCCGCAGCGAATGTCCGGCGTGTTGCCTACACTTTGGGGAGAACATGCAGAGGTCGAGTTGTTCTCCCGGTAG